A part of Arthrobacter dokdonellae genomic DNA contains:
- a CDS encoding VOC family protein translates to MHPKILFITLAVDDLDRSVVFYRDGLGWPTEGVVAQELHDDVTGADGRIAFFILDSGLMIGLYERTNLAKDASTPAGPRSSTEFSLGIPAESQAEVDALLAQAEAAGGTLPAPAHRRPWGIYSGYFADPDGHLWEIVWNPDA, encoded by the coding sequence GTGCACCCAAAGATCCTTTTCATCACGCTGGCTGTGGACGATCTCGATCGATCGGTCGTCTTCTACCGTGACGGCCTGGGCTGGCCCACCGAGGGCGTCGTCGCGCAGGAACTCCATGACGACGTCACTGGCGCTGATGGGAGGATCGCCTTTTTCATCCTCGACAGCGGGCTGATGATCGGCCTGTACGAACGCACTAACCTGGCCAAAGACGCCAGTACGCCCGCCGGTCCGCGGAGCTCAACCGAGTTCAGTCTGGGCATCCCGGCCGAGTCGCAGGCTGAGGTTGACGCACTGCTCGCGCAAGCCGAAGCCGCCGGCGGCACCCTGCCCGCGCCAGCGCACAGGCGTCCGTGGGGCATCTACTCCGGCTACTTCGCCGACCCCGACGGTCATCTCTGGGAGATCGTCTGGAACCCCGACGCGTAG
- a CDS encoding type II toxin-antitoxin system RelB family antitoxin, translating to MSTVTPLGRPISVRLPEELRERVEALAKATRRSLGDVVREVLERDLSELEWEQRIIARAADLRSGRVQSVPLAVIERELGLKDALADASILDEIE from the coding sequence ATGAGTACTGTAACACCTCTTGGCCGGCCCATCTCGGTGCGGCTTCCTGAAGAACTGCGTGAGCGTGTCGAAGCGCTCGCCAAAGCAACCCGGCGCAGCCTAGGCGACGTTGTGCGCGAGGTATTGGAGCGAGACCTTTCGGAATTGGAATGGGAACAGCGCATCATTGCTCGTGCTGCGGATCTTCGATCGGGCCGTGTCCAATCTGTGCCGCTTGCCGTGATCGAGCGCGAGCTTGGGCTAAAAGATGCCTTGGCTGATGCCAGCATTCTGGATGAGATCGAGTGA
- a CDS encoding type II toxin-antitoxin system RelE family toxin has product MSWEVELAPDAANWFRKADLQNARRIRAALRAITTLENPRDRGKALTGGLSGLWRYRVGDYRIVCDLQDARLVILVIDVDHRSSIYG; this is encoded by the coding sequence GTGAGCTGGGAGGTCGAGCTAGCGCCCGACGCGGCGAATTGGTTTCGGAAGGCTGACCTCCAGAATGCCCGGCGCATTCGTGCCGCGCTCCGAGCGATCACCACACTCGAAAACCCCCGGGACCGAGGCAAGGCCCTCACTGGAGGGCTTTCTGGCCTGTGGAGGTATCGCGTCGGCGATTATCGAATTGTCTGCGATCTGCAAGATGCACGCCTGGTCATTTTGGTGATTGATGTTGATCATCGCAGCAGTATCTATGGATGA
- a CDS encoding Clp protease N-terminal domain-containing protein encodes MAQEESRFIHDRYIGPEHLLLGILHADPDAVQTVLGVWPDDVRDAIVGFVPPWPPDTSETIPFTPESLDALKAAQRAAQALHFDHVGIKHLLFGVLSVHGDRLDRALADAGVQRDSAQTRLMAALAQGRSAGQDRATGCYLPPATG; translated from the coding sequence TTGGCTCAGGAAGAGTCAAGGTTTATCCATGACCGGTATATCGGTCCCGAGCATCTGCTGTTGGGGATTTTGCACGCTGATCCGGATGCGGTGCAGACGGTGCTGGGGGTCTGGCCTGACGACGTGCGTGATGCGATAGTAGGTTTCGTTCCCCCTTGGCCGCCAGATACCTCAGAAACAATTCCGTTCACCCCCGAGTCCCTGGATGCGCTCAAGGCGGCGCAGCGCGCCGCACAGGCGCTGCATTTCGATCACGTCGGGATCAAGCACCTACTGTTCGGGGTGCTGAGTGTCCATGGCGACCGTCTGGATCGGGCGCTGGCAGATGCGGGTGTGCAACGAGACAGTGCGCAAACACGGTTAATGGCGGCACTTGCGCAGGGGAGGTCTGCTGGCCAGGATAGGGCAACAGGCTGCTATCTCCCGCCCGCGACCGGCTGA
- a CDS encoding putative quinol monooxygenase, protein MKNIDLTGQLICHGDEEIAVVIEFLPRHVELTHDEPGCISFAVNQTDDPRVWDVAECFRNPDAFHSHQARVKASAWGRAKAGIQRSYPVTGL, encoded by the coding sequence GTGAAGAACATCGATTTGACTGGACAACTGATCTGCCACGGCGACGAAGAGATTGCCGTCGTCATTGAGTTCCTCCCTCGACACGTCGAACTGACTCACGATGAACCTGGCTGCATTTCTTTCGCGGTGAACCAGACTGACGATCCACGAGTGTGGGATGTCGCCGAGTGCTTCCGGAACCCTGACGCTTTCCATTCCCACCAAGCGCGGGTCAAGGCCAGCGCGTGGGGCCGCGCGAAGGCAGGCATCCAACGAAGCTATCCCGTAACGGGCCTGTAA
- a CDS encoding ABC transporter ATP-binding protein: MYGGLAAAIILIAFSPVVSGSGKAMIPGASFDWFPLANPGIVSIPFAFFLGWLGTVLDAGRGLSPSRCLGRRARVWCVDRVPCRAGGEGTSIVCMADLTNPSGSDRDPREERTIITVKNLVKRYGSRPAVDDVSFSIREGEIFGIIGPNGAGKTTTVECISGLRAPDAGSVRVYGLSPQRDRDKVREFVGVQLQESALPPRMRVREAIELFASFYSDPLDPQEVLGSLGIQEIGRTAFKNLSGGQKQRVSIALAVIGNPKIAILDELTTGLDPEARRGTWALIDGMRNRGVTVILVTHFMDEAETLCDRVALIDGGRMRVLDTPDAIAAKAGGTRLRFIPSPPVADELLYAVEGVQTVERQHRAVAVTGTGDLAAKLMNALAAAGVQVSELEVRRGNLDDAFILLTRAAAATAPGKA; the protein is encoded by the coding sequence ATGTACGGCGGCCTGGCGGCGGCGATCATCCTCATCGCCTTCTCGCCGGTGGTCTCCGGCAGCGGGAAGGCCATGATCCCCGGCGCCAGTTTCGACTGGTTCCCGCTGGCCAACCCCGGCATCGTCTCCATCCCGTTCGCGTTCTTCCTGGGCTGGCTGGGCACGGTGCTGGACGCCGGACGGGGCCTTTCGCCGTCCCGTTGCCTTGGGCGCCGTGCCCGGGTGTGGTGCGTTGACCGTGTGCCGTGTCGTGCCGGAGGGGAGGGGACTAGTATCGTGTGCATGGCTGACCTGACGAATCCGTCCGGAAGCGACCGGGATCCCCGCGAGGAACGCACCATCATCACGGTCAAAAATCTGGTCAAACGCTACGGAAGCCGTCCGGCAGTCGATGACGTCTCCTTTTCCATCCGGGAGGGAGAGATATTCGGGATCATCGGCCCCAACGGAGCCGGAAAGACCACGACAGTTGAATGTATTTCCGGTCTTCGCGCACCCGATGCCGGTTCCGTGCGCGTTTACGGCCTGTCCCCGCAACGGGACAGGGACAAGGTCCGAGAGTTCGTGGGGGTCCAACTCCAGGAAAGCGCCCTGCCGCCGAGGATGCGGGTGCGCGAGGCCATCGAGCTGTTTGCCTCCTTCTACTCGGACCCGTTGGATCCGCAGGAAGTTCTTGGGTCCCTGGGCATACAGGAGATCGGACGGACCGCATTCAAGAATTTGTCGGGTGGTCAGAAACAGCGGGTATCCATTGCGTTGGCAGTGATTGGCAACCCAAAGATTGCGATCCTGGACGAACTGACAACCGGGCTCGACCCCGAGGCCCGCCGGGGTACCTGGGCCCTTATCGACGGCATGAGGAACCGTGGCGTCACGGTGATCCTCGTGACCCATTTCATGGATGAGGCAGAAACCCTCTGCGACCGCGTGGCCCTGATCGACGGCGGACGGATGCGCGTCTTGGACACTCCGGACGCCATCGCGGCCAAGGCAGGCGGGACCAGGTTGCGCTTCATTCCATCACCACCCGTCGCGGATGAGCTGCTGTATGCCGTCGAGGGCGTGCAGACGGTGGAACGACAGCACCGCGCAGTGGCGGTGACGGGCACAGGCGACCTGGCCGCGAAGCTGATGAACGCCCTCGCCGCCGCGGGTGTCCAGGTGTCCGAACTTGAGGTAAGGCGCGGCAACCTCGACGACGCCTTCATCCTGCTCACCAGGGCAGCCGCAGCGACGGCGCCGGGAAAGGCCTGA
- a CDS encoding ABC transporter permease has protein sequence MLSRRSRAQLTALLKVQAKLSLREPYPLVGLGLPVVLLILFGFISRQVPGDVSGSGLTVIDLYIPTILVVSYIAIAISLPNTLVRDREIGWLRRVSTTPVHPSRLLGAQLIFNLVLAVLATAIVIVGGMLVFGAPLTVDLPFFIISVALSVVELFALGLLVVALAPTQTMAGVLAGPLFFVLLFLSGLWVQPVQTGEPLRSIMWYSPSGAAVRAILYSAFNAAPPLATLLTLVGYALVFTFLAIRFFRWE, from the coding sequence ATGCTCAGTCGTCGGTCGCGGGCGCAGCTCACAGCGCTTCTCAAAGTGCAGGCGAAGCTGTCCCTGCGTGAGCCCTACCCGCTTGTCGGCCTCGGGTTGCCCGTTGTATTGCTGATTCTTTTTGGTTTCATCAGCAGACAGGTCCCGGGGGACGTGTCCGGCAGTGGCCTGACGGTGATCGACCTGTACATTCCAACGATTCTCGTTGTCTCATATATTGCGATCGCGATCTCCCTGCCCAACACGCTCGTGCGGGACCGTGAAATCGGCTGGCTCAGACGCGTCTCCACGACGCCGGTGCACCCGTCACGCCTGCTGGGCGCGCAGCTGATCTTTAACCTTGTCCTGGCCGTGCTGGCCACGGCCATCGTCATCGTTGGCGGCATGCTGGTCTTCGGTGCGCCACTCACCGTTGACCTTCCGTTCTTCATCATCTCCGTCGCGCTCTCCGTTGTGGAACTCTTCGCCCTGGGCTTGCTCGTCGTGGCCCTGGCCCCGACCCAGACGATGGCCGGAGTCCTTGCCGGCCCGCTCTTCTTCGTCCTCCTCTTCCTGTCAGGGTTGTGGGTCCAGCCCGTGCAAACAGGCGAGCCGCTGCGGTCGATCATGTGGTATTCACCGAGCGGCGCGGCGGTGCGGGCCATCCTCTATTCGGCGTTCAATGCGGCACCTCCGTTGGCGACCCTCCTCACCCTCGTCGGCTATGCGCTCGTCTTCACGTTCCTCGCCATTCGGTTTTTCCGCTGGGAGTAG
- a CDS encoding Lrp/AsnC family transcriptional regulator: MHTLDGTDARILLAMVQDPRQTVVALAQQLGLSRNTVQARMASLELRNAFLAFDHRISPALLGYPLTAYISIHVQQQKLAALAASLAGIPEVVEAHGLSGRADILARVVSTGAEDLFRINGKILACDGVERTETSLAMNELVPFRLTPLLERVLDK; the protein is encoded by the coding sequence ATGCATACTTTGGACGGCACCGATGCCCGCATACTCCTGGCCATGGTCCAGGACCCGCGCCAGACCGTGGTGGCGCTGGCACAGCAGCTGGGACTTTCCCGCAACACCGTGCAGGCGCGGATGGCCTCCTTGGAGCTGCGGAACGCGTTTTTGGCCTTTGACCACCGCATCAGCCCGGCCCTGCTGGGCTACCCGCTCACGGCCTACATTTCCATCCATGTGCAGCAGCAAAAGCTCGCGGCCCTGGCAGCCTCGCTGGCCGGCATCCCTGAAGTGGTGGAGGCCCACGGTCTCAGCGGGCGGGCCGACATCCTGGCGCGCGTGGTCTCCACGGGTGCCGAGGACCTGTTCCGCATCAACGGCAAGATCCTGGCCTGCGACGGCGTGGAGCGCACGGAGACGTCCCTGGCCATGAACGAACTGGTGCCCTTCCGCCTGACGCCTCTCCTGGAACGGGTCCTGGACAAGTAG
- the pdhA gene encoding pyruvate dehydrogenase (acetyl-transferring) E1 component subunit alpha, with product MRPGGRHPQDAPARSQGPGPGGKSRRRTAVLDATARPGASPQPGIHQLIAADGTSVADEELAPYVADVDDEQLLQLYSDMVTIRRIDVEATALQRQGQLALWPPMLGQEASQVGSLRALDMDDFIFPTYRENGVAYLRGADLAGIMSTWRGSANTGWDPHKFNMATPQIIIGAQTLHATGYAMGLVLDGKEALSIAYLGDGATSQGDVHESMVFAASFQAPVIFFCQNNHWAISEPVGLQAHAPIAGRAPGYGIPSLRVDGNDVLAVLAATRWAAARARSGAGPSFIEAVTYRMGAHTTADDPTRYRGVTELDEWGAKDPIARVKALLQGRGKLDGEAEAGVAARANAMAAELRDGCINMPDPAPMSVFNNVYTTEHAILDRQRDHYERYLAGFAPTDGATLEGSRS from the coding sequence ATGCGGCCTGGGGGCCGACATCCACAAGATGCGCCGGCCCGTAGCCAGGGCCCCGGCCCCGGCGGGAAGTCAAGGAGGCGAACTGCCGTGCTGGACGCAACAGCCAGGCCGGGGGCATCACCGCAACCCGGAATTCACCAACTTATTGCCGCGGACGGCACCAGCGTTGCCGACGAGGAACTTGCCCCGTATGTGGCCGACGTCGACGACGAACAACTCCTCCAGCTTTACTCGGACATGGTCACCATCCGGCGCATCGACGTCGAGGCCACCGCGCTCCAGCGCCAGGGCCAGCTGGCCCTCTGGCCGCCCATGCTGGGTCAGGAGGCGTCCCAGGTCGGATCGCTCCGGGCCCTGGACATGGACGACTTCATCTTCCCCACCTACCGTGAAAACGGTGTGGCCTACCTCCGCGGCGCGGACCTGGCCGGCATCATGAGCACCTGGCGCGGCAGCGCCAACACCGGCTGGGACCCGCACAAGTTCAACATGGCCACCCCGCAGATCATCATTGGCGCCCAGACCCTGCACGCCACCGGCTACGCCATGGGCCTGGTCCTGGACGGCAAGGAGGCGCTGTCCATCGCGTATCTGGGCGACGGCGCCACCAGCCAGGGCGACGTCCACGAATCGATGGTCTTCGCCGCCAGCTTCCAGGCCCCCGTCATTTTCTTCTGCCAGAACAACCACTGGGCCATTTCCGAGCCCGTGGGCCTGCAGGCGCACGCGCCCATCGCCGGCCGCGCGCCGGGCTACGGCATCCCCAGCCTGCGCGTTGACGGCAATGACGTCCTCGCCGTGCTGGCCGCCACCCGCTGGGCCGCCGCGCGGGCACGCAGCGGCGCAGGTCCCAGCTTCATCGAAGCCGTCACGTACCGCATGGGCGCGCACACCACCGCCGACGACCCCACCCGCTACCGGGGCGTCACCGAACTGGACGAGTGGGGCGCCAAGGACCCCATTGCGCGGGTCAAGGCCCTCCTGCAAGGCCGGGGGAAGCTCGACGGCGAGGCCGAGGCAGGGGTTGCCGCGCGCGCCAACGCCATGGCCGCCGAGCTGCGCGACGGCTGCATCAACATGCCCGACCCAGCGCCGATGAGCGTCTTTAACAACGTGTACACGACCGAACACGCCATCCTGGACCGCCAGCGCGACCACTACGAACGCTACCTGGCGGGCTTCGCGCCCACGGACGGCGCCACCTTGGAAGGGAGCAGGTCATGA
- a CDS encoding alpha-ketoacid dehydrogenase subunit beta, protein MSTLTLTQAINAGLRKAMEDDPKVVLMGEDIGTLGGVFRVTDGLMKDFGSHRVIDTPLAESAIIGTAVGLAYRGFRPVCEIQFDGFIYPGFDQIVSQVAKLHMRTHGQVRMPLTIRVPFGGGIGSPEHHSESPEAYFVHTSGLRVISVSNPQDAYTMLRQAIACDDPVLFFEPKRRYHAKGEVDLDADLSCAPAMGASRVVHAGTDVTLVTYGPLVTTALDAAKAAADDGISVEVIDLRSLSPLDYAPLEESVRRTGRLVITHEASETLGLGAEIAAGITERCFNYLEAAPVRVTGFDVPYPPSKLEKHHLPDLDRMLDGVDRVLGRPNSLSGLEG, encoded by the coding sequence ATGAGCACTCTGACACTGACACAGGCCATCAACGCCGGGCTGCGCAAGGCCATGGAGGACGATCCCAAGGTGGTCCTGATGGGTGAGGACATCGGCACGCTGGGCGGGGTCTTCCGCGTCACCGACGGCCTGATGAAGGACTTTGGCTCGCACCGCGTCATTGACACGCCGCTGGCGGAGTCCGCCATCATCGGCACCGCCGTGGGCCTGGCCTACCGCGGTTTCCGGCCCGTCTGCGAGATCCAGTTCGACGGCTTTATCTACCCGGGCTTCGACCAGATCGTCTCCCAGGTGGCCAAGCTGCACATGCGCACGCACGGGCAGGTCCGGATGCCGCTGACCATCCGCGTGCCGTTTGGCGGCGGCATCGGTTCCCCCGAGCACCACTCCGAATCACCGGAGGCCTACTTTGTGCACACCTCCGGGCTGCGCGTCATCAGCGTCTCCAATCCGCAGGACGCCTACACCATGCTGCGCCAGGCCATCGCCTGCGACGACCCGGTGCTGTTCTTCGAGCCCAAGCGCCGCTACCACGCCAAGGGCGAGGTGGACCTCGACGCCGACCTCTCCTGCGCCCCGGCCATGGGCGCCTCCCGCGTGGTGCACGCCGGTACCGACGTGACGCTGGTGACCTACGGCCCGCTTGTCACCACCGCCCTCGACGCCGCCAAGGCCGCGGCCGACGACGGCATTTCCGTCGAAGTGATCGACCTGCGTTCCCTGTCCCCACTGGACTACGCGCCGCTGGAGGAATCCGTACGCCGCACCGGCCGCCTGGTGATCACCCACGAGGCCTCCGAAACCCTGGGACTGGGCGCCGAAATTGCCGCCGGCATCACCGAGCGCTGCTTCAACTACCTGGAGGCCGCACCAGTGCGCGTCACGGGCTTCGACGTTCCCTACCCGCCCTCAAAGCTGGAAAAGCACCACCTTCCCGACCTTGACCGCATGCTCGACGGCGTTGACCGCGTCCTGGGCCGCCCCAACTCCCTTTCGGGGCTGGAAGGATGA
- a CDS encoding dihydrolipoamide acetyltransferase family protein, whose translation MIQEFKLPDLGEGLTESEIVSWHVAVGDTVELNQVIGEVETAKAVVELPSPYAGTVTAITHEPGTTVEVGEVIIAFEVAATAAAGSEPVSEPAQKRVPTLVGYGADPESSKRPARRARQFAPSGSTTTTTTVPAATTTVPAATTVPAAASRVAGPDAEARVQADRPRSTPPVRKLARDMGIDLAELVGSGERGLITRDDVVAYAGGHAQGAAAAAPASTASRAGVPSGSGNAAREVRTPIKGVRKFTAAAMVQSAFTAPHVTEFLTVDVTAGMEFLAKLRGLREFADVKLTPLTLAARAVCLGIARQPSLNSRWDAEANEIVTMNYVNLGIAAATPRGLVVPNIKDAQQLGMRGLAVALGELAAVARSGKTPPGELSGGTFSITNIGVFGIDAGTPILNPGEAGILALGAVRSTPWEHQGGIALRQVMTLSLSFDHRLVDGEQGSRFLADVGAVMSDPAMALALA comes from the coding sequence ATGATCCAGGAATTCAAGCTGCCGGACCTTGGCGAGGGACTCACGGAATCGGAAATCGTCAGCTGGCACGTGGCCGTGGGCGACACGGTGGAACTGAACCAGGTGATCGGGGAAGTCGAAACCGCCAAGGCCGTCGTCGAACTGCCCTCACCGTACGCCGGCACCGTCACCGCCATCACGCACGAGCCCGGAACCACCGTCGAGGTGGGTGAGGTCATCATCGCGTTCGAGGTCGCGGCGACAGCCGCCGCTGGCAGCGAGCCCGTCTCCGAGCCTGCGCAGAAGCGCGTGCCCACGCTCGTCGGCTACGGCGCCGATCCGGAGTCCTCGAAGCGGCCCGCCCGCCGGGCCCGGCAGTTCGCGCCGTCCGGCTCCACGACCACGACCACGACCGTGCCAGCCGCAACAACCACCGTGCCGGCCGCAACCACCGTGCCGGCCGCCGCTTCCCGGGTGGCAGGACCGGACGCGGAAGCCCGCGTCCAGGCGGACCGCCCCCGCTCCACGCCGCCGGTGCGCAAACTGGCACGAGACATGGGGATCGACCTGGCCGAGCTTGTGGGCTCGGGCGAGCGCGGCCTGATTACCCGCGACGACGTCGTCGCTTATGCCGGGGGACACGCGCAGGGTGCCGCGGCGGCGGCCCCGGCGTCGACCGCGTCCCGCGCGGGCGTTCCCTCCGGCAGCGGCAACGCGGCCCGGGAGGTGCGCACCCCCATCAAGGGCGTGCGGAAGTTCACCGCCGCGGCGATGGTCCAGAGCGCGTTCACGGCGCCGCACGTGACGGAATTCCTGACCGTGGACGTCACGGCCGGCATGGAGTTCCTGGCGAAGCTGAGGGGGTTGCGGGAGTTCGCGGACGTGAAGCTCACGCCGCTGACGCTGGCCGCCCGGGCCGTGTGCCTGGGGATCGCCCGGCAGCCGTCCTTGAACTCGCGCTGGGACGCCGAGGCCAACGAGATCGTCACGATGAACTACGTCAACCTGGGCATTGCCGCCGCGACGCCCAGGGGACTCGTGGTGCCCAACATCAAGGACGCGCAGCAGTTGGGCATGCGCGGGCTGGCCGTGGCGCTCGGGGAACTGGCCGCCGTGGCCCGGTCCGGAAAGACGCCGCCGGGGGAGCTTTCCGGCGGGACTTTCTCCATTACGAACATCGGGGTCTTCGGCATTGACGCCGGCACGCCCATCCTGAACCCGGGAGAAGCGGGGATCCTGGCGCTGGGGGCCGTACGCAGCACGCCGTGGGAGCACCAGGGCGGCATTGCGCTGCGGCAGGTCATGACGCTGAGCCTGTCCTTCGACCACCGGCTGGTGGACGGGGAGCAGGGCTCGCGGTTCCTGGCGGACGTCGGTGCGGTGATGTCCGATCCCGCGATGGCGCTGGCGCTGGCCTGA
- a CDS encoding SPW repeat protein has protein sequence MKKWNRWQDYVAIIAGLYAALSTIWTTQQGSSMVLMIGFGVLLIIAGVWNLMSPGTPAVEWAQAVLGALLFISPWIGGYSGRMGAAWTSWIAGGVALIVAVLAVQPSMRQHTVGHDHGLPAH, from the coding sequence ATGAAGAAGTGGAACCGCTGGCAAGATTATGTTGCCATCATTGCGGGCCTTTACGCCGCGCTGTCGACAATCTGGACAACGCAGCAGGGCAGTTCCATGGTTCTCATGATCGGCTTTGGAGTCCTGCTGATCATTGCAGGAGTTTGGAACCTGATGAGCCCCGGGACGCCGGCTGTTGAATGGGCCCAAGCGGTGCTGGGCGCACTGCTGTTCATCTCGCCCTGGATCGGCGGCTACAGCGGCCGTATGGGCGCGGCATGGACGTCCTGGATTGCTGGCGGGGTGGCCCTGATCGTGGCCGTGCTCGCCGTCCAGCCGAGCATGCGTCAGCACACCGTGGGCCACGACCACGGCCTGCCGGCTCACTAA
- a CDS encoding SACE_7040 family transcriptional regulator has protein sequence MSESPATARTRAKANRRTVLLDSAATLFAQRGFNGVSIEDLGAAAGVSGPAVYRHFSGKQALLGALLVGVSEDLLAGGRAVLAAGNDDAASLRGLVAFHVDFALAQPDVIRVQDRDFDSLSAADRRQVRTLQRAYVELWVDVLGRLYPDRGAEVRRLQAHAVFGLINSTPHSVQVHGHRPIAAAARSVLEAMAWNGLARA, from the coding sequence ATGAGCGAGTCCCCCGCCACCGCGCGCACCCGGGCCAAGGCCAACCGCCGGACGGTGCTACTGGATTCCGCCGCCACCCTGTTTGCCCAACGCGGCTTCAACGGCGTGTCCATCGAGGACCTGGGCGCCGCGGCCGGGGTGAGCGGGCCTGCCGTATACCGGCACTTCAGCGGCAAGCAGGCCCTGCTGGGCGCCCTGCTGGTGGGAGTCAGCGAGGACCTGCTGGCCGGCGGACGGGCAGTCCTTGCCGCAGGGAACGACGACGCCGCCTCGCTCCGCGGGCTCGTCGCCTTCCACGTGGACTTTGCCCTGGCCCAGCCCGACGTGATCCGCGTCCAGGACCGGGACTTCGACAGCCTCAGCGCCGCGGACCGCCGCCAGGTCCGCACCCTGCAGCGCGCCTACGTGGAACTGTGGGTCGACGTGTTGGGCCGGCTGTACCCCGACCGCGGCGCCGAGGTCCGGCGCCTGCAGGCCCACGCGGTGTTTGGCCTGATCAACTCCACCCCGCACAGCGTGCAGGTGCATGGGCACCGCCCTATCGCTGCCGCCGCCCGCTCCGTGCTCGAGGCGATGGCGTGGAACGGCCTCGCCCGGGCATAG